One Mycteria americana isolate JAX WOST 10 ecotype Jacksonville Zoo and Gardens chromosome 7, USCA_MyAme_1.0, whole genome shotgun sequence genomic window, GTCCCAGCCCCGCTGGGAGGTCCACGGTGCGGCAGACGGGCTTTGCTCCTGCGGGAGCCTTTTCATTACTGACTGCAGACACCGCAGACCGAGCCAGCCTGCTTGGCCACCACCTCCGTTACGGACCTTGCATATGTAGGAAGAATGGCTGCCTCGTTCGTTTGTGCTTGCAAGACCTTTAACAGGACTCGACTCTCACCTAGTTAGAACCCGCCTGGCCAAGATCACCAATTTCAGACTGTTCTGTCATTGGAAGATTGTCCATTCTCATGGATAAGTCAGAATTAATGTTCTGTGGCGGCGGGAGTATGGTTCAGTACCGGGTCAGTGGTGCTGACTGATAGCCTAAGGCTACGGGCCTTGACCTAGGGTCCAGCCTGCGAGGGCTACTACAGTTTCCAAGGCACAGTTGTTAATTTCTCATATACTCTGGAGTattatcaagaaataaaaatatacaggacTTAGACAAATCAAAAAATTCACAAAATGCCTTTTGTACTGTTTGCCAAAATCacataaatgtttctttcatgtAAAATATCCTTGGTGCTTTGCTGATTCTgaagagaaatgcatttgaagCGGCAACTGCAGTAACTAGTAAAGAGAATTGTAACtgcttactgaaagaaaaaagcacactgTAATGATATAAGGGCAGAGCTGGTACAAAAAATAGTCTTCATTAGAGTCAAAATGAGACAGATGTGAAACATTATGCTAGTATTTCCTCAAGGGTAGCACTTAAGGAGTTCTTTGCTTACAGAAATGTATCACAGAAGGTTTGTATCAAAGTAACGTTAGCCCAAGTCATTTGTGTAAGAGGAGATAGCCATCTCTTTTCGGAATTTCACAGATAGGCTTATCAGGTATGAGAAATATGGCGCAAAGTAATGAGAGCCTTCAAAAGATGCTCTTTGTCCCTGGGCCTTTCTCTGGAGAACATATTGTCCTGAGGGGACACTGAAACAACAGTTGTCTGTATTAAGTGGAAAAGCAAATATGTTCAAATTACGGTATTAAAGAAGGTGCCCGGAGCACTGTAGTGTACCTTGTGACCAGCACGTTACAGCAGGTGACGAACCGACATCTGAAGGCTCCAGGTTTCACAGCGCAGGAGGACGACGTTGAGGTGCTTTCCAGCACTCCGGTGTTTGCCGTGGTGTCGGTGGAGCCTTTGGCTGCACGTGAGCACTGCACATGGGCCCTTGGGCTCGCTGGCGCGACCCTGTACCTGGGCTTCCTTTGCACTAAGGCTGCAGCACAAGTGAGAGGACGCCTGCGTCTCCTCCGGACGTGGCACCCAGACGTGGCTGGTGTCGCAGGCGCTCTGCAGGAGCCCTACGGGGACCGGTGTCCTCACGCAGCGCCTGGTCCGTAACACGTCGAGGTCAGTGAGTGTGAGCGGCCTTTGGACAAACAGCTGGCGGTACGGCTGCCGTCCGGATGCACTGCGCTGCTGCAACGCACGGCTCGTCCCCGGCGCAGGAAATGGGGGAAGGTGCCGTCGGCCCCTGGAGAACCGGGGGAGTTCCTGGGAAGGGTCCCATCTCCAGGAGAGGTCGGCAGCGGCAGGTCACAAAGGGCTGGCAGCGCACGAGCACAGGAACCATGAAGCCGTGGGGTCCCCAAAGCCTCTGCTCTCTCTCCCGATCTGGGCATATTGTGGGTTTGGCGGGTCCTTGGGCCGGCCATACAGGAGGACGCCattctcagctctgctttcctctgcaccTGAGGCAAGAAACCAAAGTGGTGTCTGGGGGGAATTCAGGGATCCAGCTTTCCAGGAGTGAAAGGAAGATAAGGAAATGTCTCTGTTCTTCCAGCTCACACTTTGAGCAAGTGTTGGAAAGAAAAGGGGCGAGTAAAGCACGCTGCATTGCACCAGGCCCATTTTCAGATGAAGAATAGCCATAAAAAGGAGTGTTATTTAAAGAACTATGCGAAGTTGAACCGGTTTAACCGAAGACATGTTTTGTAAATTGATTTCGCTAAGCTGGTTCACAATCCCCATCAAATCTTTCCCTGAGTTAATCGGAGCTATCTTGGGAATATTAGATTATGCTCACTGAGAATAACTGTAAACTAAAATCATGACCTGATCTAAATGCATCTATGCTAGGCTTTATGCCAATTGACTAGTTAGTTTTAGTTTAAGAACCAGTAATTGGTACAACTTGTGGCCAAAGGCTATGATCTGTCTGTCTGTGGGCAGAGAGAGATGTTACCTTTTGATCTAATGAAGTCTGATGATTTCCATCAATGCATCTGAGATCCAAAAATGCCACTGAAGGACTCTCCAGAACAGCGACCTCTCGCACAAATGGCATCCCAAAAAATCGAGCTGGGATTTCTGTCCCAGAGGGTTCCAgctttttccagctgtgttgttttgtttttaatactgtcCTGTGACATCCAAGTGTTTTAACACTGAAAGTACTGGCTGGGGCAAAAcacctgcttttatttctgagcaagAAATCAGTGGGCAAGAAGGCAGGACTGCATTTCAGGGGAGTGAAAAGGCCTCAGAGACTGATAGAGCTGTCTTGGAGGTAAAGAAGAAGAAGTCGCGATATCCTGGAGATACCGCGGAAGCAGCCAGCGGGTGCCCATAGCTTTCCAAAACTCGGTGTGTTCGCGTTTGTCCCCGTCACAACTCTGGGCTGTAAGGAGAGCTGAAGCGTGTTTGCAGGGGAGGCTTGGGAGGGAATGACTTGTATCAGGTGTTCAGGCTGCGCAGTAATTCAGCTGTAACAGTAAAGAAGTTAAGAAAAGGTGAAGTTTAGTAGCTATCTGTTTCCTTTTAGCAGACGTGTATCTTCAGGTTAAGCCACTGCTTTGGCATCCaaaaaaagctttccagcaaTCTCACTTAGGTAGCATGGATAATCTTTCTGCATCTGCTCCCTTATATAAAGCAGACATAGACAAACTTCCCTTCTCCTGAGCAGACTTGTTTGGGTCAAGGACTGCCTCTGAGGGTGTAAAAATCCCGCCCAGCACCATAAAGACCCGACCTCGGTTCAGCTCTGTGAGTGCTGCGGTACAAATAACACGACGAACATCCAGCCCTGCTGGCAGCGCGGTACGCGCCGACGCAGAGGGCGAAGGGAGGCCATTCACCCGACTTCAGAGCCTGATTTTGAGTGTTTCTATGGAGAACATTCTCAGAAGCCAAGGAGAAGCACCCATGAATAcgtaataataaaattatttcttatttttaaattttaatgcaaaagaacACACATTTTATACATTAATGCAAATGTATAAAAAGTGCTAGACTATAAGTACCAATGATTCTATTAGGCTCCAAAGTAGAAatgctttgagttttcttttaatttctattcGAAGTCTTTTCTGCATTCTATAGAAGTTTCCCATAAAAGGGCTTTGTTTTCAGCTGTAGTGCCTGGTTTTCCCCGAGAGCACAGTGAAGGGGATGGTGAGGTATGCCGTCATACTGAGTTGGTCATGTTAGcaaattcttttctaaaaagagGTGTCAGATTGTTCAGCCAGCTGAAGTAATCCAGTTGGCAGGAGAGTGACTTAATTCaataagcagaattttaaaaacactgcGGTTCTTTGTTTAACAGCCAGATTCTACAAAATTAGCTCCagctctgaaataatttctccccccaccctccctgcaTTATCCCCCTTCCATCCTGCATGTCACTACCTCTCCTCGCTGCCTTGTTTTGTCTGGTACCGATTCCCGCTGGAGTCGTTCTGCACATCCCCTGTGGCGATCTGCTCAGCCCCGAGCCGAGCCGGGGCACCTGCACTCTCCATTCGAGCTCAGGGAGCGAGGCGGCTGAAAAGGACGCGGGCATCCCGGTGTCCAGTACTCCTGTCCCGCTGTGCGTGCCCCTGCAGTAATTCACTTCTCTCTGAAGGGAGTGCCAGGTGGCTAAAATAAATCCTCAGCAGGAATGCGTGACTTGTGCAGGCAGATGACAGAGGTCCATCTAAATCTGTCTATAGACAcagccgggcagggagggcccccgtccctgcagcgctgggagGGAAGAGCTCACACCCACAGCGCCCTGCTGAATTTTACACAGGGGAACTTTTGTAAAGGATTGAGTTCAGTTACCACAAACAGGGAGCATGCTTCGACCTGTTGTTGCTGTCACGCTGTTGCTGTGTCACCAACAACCAGCAAACCCAGTGGAAGTTAAAAACACTCAGGACCTCCAAATACCTTTGCCAGGAAAGTGCTGTAGTCCTAAGCCTCCTATACTGCTGCTCCTCGCTCCCAGGAGAATGCCTTGTTCCCTtattttttctcatctctttttttcttttcttgtctatCGAGACGGATGAGAACAGGAGTTACCTACCCGCTGCTGCTGGCAGTTACTGGTAGGGGTAGGGTGGCCCCACCACTGCTCAGAGATGCTGCTtaaccttttctctcttttttttttgtctttgcagagCGCTGTTTGTTTGTGCACTGACCAGGTTCGAGGTTGTGCATTTCGTATCGTCAGCAGCCCTGAGGcttttttccaaagacatttcttcccttctccttgcCTACGCTCCTCTTCATACCTTTCCTGCTTTGAGAAGAGCATCAGTGTTGGTTAGTGGATTTCTCTTTAGTGGGGAATTCACTTTGATCTGTGTTATTTGAAACCACTCAAAGTTTGCTCCAAAGCGTGTCCTGCAGGGAAAGGGCTCTGAGACGACTGATCACAGCTGGCAAGGACTGAATCTCCCGGGCATTTTCCCTCCACAGTGCTCTGCtggctttcctttcctgcaaTGTGCATCCAGCAGCAACATCTGGGAAGACAAGAGATGGCGAGGGAAGGCAGTGTATGAAATACCATGCCATACTGGCGTCCCTGCACAGCAGGCAGCTCCCGGggggccagcagctgcctgctcctggtcTTCAGTGCAAACCTGCCCACAAGATGCTGTTGGAGGAGCTTCCCAGGACAGTGCCGGACAAGGTGGGGGAACAATGCAGACCACTGCACTGTCTGGGCGGGGAGATGGCTCCGGGACCACTCTCACAGCTGTTCTTCCTCTGACTTCacctctttttcttgcttttcccaCCCCAATGGAAAGCAGCAAGGGACCAGGACCAACAGAAGGAAATCTTCCTGGCGCTGCCTGCGCTCTCAAGGATGGCAGAGGCGAGCGGCATGCACATTGCCGCTGTGTCTGAGTTCACAAACCAGGAAAGctggaggaaatgaaaaatgttctgtCCAGATCGGGTTCCTTCTGAGGAGAACTGGAGGAGGCAGGGTGAATGGTCAGGCCCAGGGCAGGAGTGGTCCAGCAGCAACATGCAGAGCCAGAGCGAAGCACCCCGTGTCCTGCGGCAGCCTCGATCCCTTCCCCGAGTGCACCGGAGCTGCTCCGTCGCTCCGGGGAGGAGGCGGCCAGCCAGGCTCAGTCCCGTCAGAAGGAAAGCACCTCGAGGTGGTCCTGTGGACTTCTGCTCAGATTGATGAATAATGCAAACCAAAGCTCCTGAAGGTCACATTAATGGAAAATGCCAATTAATATCACTGGTTTAGCCCATGTTTCAAATCATGTCGAGATCAGATGTTCAGAAATAACCCTGGCTTACAATGATAAGTATATGACTGTCTTATTTATGTGGTGCCAGTTTTTACCACCCTTTTTACGGAGTGAGCCATTCTCCTGGCTGAACGTGGTGCTGTTGGCTGCGAGTGCGGCAGAGAGCCTGGCTGATGGAGGACAAAGGTACGCAGCGAGTATTGCTCCTGTCTCAGTCTGGCAACTGTGCTGTTATGATTTGCATCGTCATCCACaaatcctttgctttctttttcaaatgtacCTTCATAATCTTAAATAAGCACAGCTGTGACTGAAATTCTAGGCAAAACTGCCCTACAAGTGTTacccctttccttcttttctactACTGCTGCTTGATTTATCGTTTGCTTTCcatatttgctttcagtttcaggTCTGCTGTTTTCTGATTGGAGTATTTTTTACATTCTGTATTATCAGAAAACCCACACATGGGAAGaaagaagtaaatggaaaacaaactacAGGCATGGCCATTAATTATTCTGGGGAGAGGACACCCTGACTTCTTCAGGCATCCAGACCTGCTGCAGAATATGCGaggtaaaaatagaaaacagagtACTAAAACAAAGAGGGAGTAAGGATTAACATGGGGGACTTGGTGGCCTAAATATAGAAATTCTGCCCCTCTCCAGTGACTTACAGTAACAGAGAATATTCTGCAGCCAGCACAATTTGTCCAATACCCAAAATATAACACAGAGATCTGACAGTAGGGATTGCAGCTAGAAAATGTGGCATTCTCTTTGGCACAGCTGTCATATTATACTAAGCCAGTTACTTCCCTTTAATCCTAATTAATACTCTCTCTTTCCACTCTGAGCCAGGTTCTCTGGTCAGCAGTAATTCCGGGGGgtctgctgctgccctccctgcaggaGCCCTCTGCCTTCAGGCAGCCTGTTCCTTTGTGCTCCTTCCATGAAGGAGCAGCTGAAATCATGAATGAAAT contains:
- the LOC142412069 gene encoding uncharacterized protein LOC142412069, which produces MMSTAVKLQAKDTASEARDSPPPAIPAAGLLGFDFSGGTAVALLGDGSGEMQRGCRARIMNLSAARFDRDRFQLRSKSLGFTCDFQALFVCALTRFEVVHFVSSAALRLFSKDISSLLLAYAPLHTFPALRRASVLCSAGFPFLQCASSSNIWEDKRWRGKAVYEIPCHTGVPAQQAAPGGPAAACSWSSVQTCPQDAVGGASQDSAGQGGGTMQTTALSGRGDGSGTTLTAVLPLTSPLFLAFPTPMESSKGPGPTEGNLPGAACALKDGRGERHAHCRCV